From the Brevibacillus choshinensis genome, one window contains:
- a CDS encoding PIG-L deacetylase family protein — translation MGKKMLLLGVYGMEVVECGGALAINVKNGGESYASIMLSSEKSRPQITHAAEVLGVNMYFPGFQYGYVDVSPESKKKLVRIIREVKPDIIITQDPEHSFHDLDPDRRQAMVLILESIALASRDFALDEMPGLNPHPIPTIYYMTPHHPNCVVDISPVWEQKNRAMDVLHSQMEFSGRHFEEAIELKAIEAIVPGFSTLSNDYEKGRAMHKVLDQAIHVYHGLATHGHFVLAEAYKREGNFHLKELID, via the coding sequence TTGGGCAAAAAAATGTTACTACTGGGTGTGTACGGCATGGAGGTTGTCGAATGTGGAGGAGCTCTTGCTATTAACGTGAAAAATGGGGGGGAATCATACGCTTCCATCATGCTGTCCAGTGAAAAGTCACGCCCCCAAATTACTCATGCGGCAGAAGTTCTGGGTGTGAATATGTATTTTCCTGGTTTTCAATACGGGTATGTAGATGTAAGTCCGGAGTCCAAGAAAAAACTAGTGCGGATCATTCGGGAGGTAAAACCTGATATCATAATCACGCAGGATCCCGAGCATTCTTTCCACGACTTGGATCCAGATCGCAGACAAGCAATGGTATTAATTCTGGAAAGCATCGCGTTGGCCAGCAGGGACTTTGCATTGGATGAAATGCCGGGACTTAATCCCCACCCCATTCCTACAATCTACTACATGACCCCGCACCATCCAAATTGTGTCGTTGACATTTCTCCTGTTTGGGAACAAAAAAATCGAGCTATGGATGTACTACATAGCCAAATGGAATTCAGCGGCCGGCATTTTGAAGAAGCTATCGAGCTAAAGGCAATTGAAGCAATCGTTCCAGGCTTCTCGACATTATCCAATGATTACGAGAAGGGCAGGGCGATGCACAAAGTCCTCGACCAAGCCATTCACGTTTATCATGGACTGGCGACACATGGGCATTTTGTCCTTGCGGAAGCATACAAACGAGAAGGTAATTTCCATCTGAAAGAGCTTATTGATTAA
- a CDS encoding ABC transporter permease translates to MQPTMSDKQFQFVERRDQVIRQEPLLGTSRSSFQEAREKLLKNKLAMAGMIIIISLILMAAIGPYLIPYSYSEQSLLDTDMPPDLQHWFGTDDLGRDIFARTWVGARISLFIGITAALIDLLIGVIYGAIAGYAGGKTEEVMMRIADMLYSLPHLLVTILLMVVLKPGLLTIILAMTATGWIGMARLVRGQVLQLKEMEYVIAAKALGSSFPRILFKHLIPNTIGPITVAMTLTIPGAIFSEATLSFLGLGVPVPLASWGTMTSDGLVGILTGQPWRILFPAMLISLTMFAFNVLGDGLRDALDPRHRK, encoded by the coding sequence ATGCAGCCAACTATGTCGGACAAACAATTTCAATTTGTAGAACGAAGGGATCAAGTCATTCGTCAAGAACCACTTCTCGGCACGAGCCGGTCCTCTTTTCAAGAGGCAAGGGAAAAGCTGCTGAAAAATAAGCTGGCAATGGCAGGCATGATCATCATCATTTCGTTAATCTTGATGGCAGCAATCGGACCATATTTAATCCCGTATTCCTACTCAGAACAAAGTCTATTGGATACGGATATGCCACCGGATCTGCAGCATTGGTTTGGTACTGATGATTTAGGAAGGGACATATTCGCACGGACATGGGTTGGCGCAAGAATTTCGCTATTTATTGGAATCACTGCAGCCTTAATCGACTTATTGATAGGAGTAATCTACGGAGCGATTGCCGGGTATGCAGGCGGAAAAACAGAAGAAGTGATGATGAGAATTGCAGATATGTTGTACAGCCTTCCTCATCTTCTCGTAACCATCCTGCTTATGGTTGTTCTGAAACCGGGGTTATTAACGATCATTCTTGCGATGACAGCTACAGGGTGGATTGGGATGGCCCGTCTGGTTCGAGGTCAAGTCTTGCAGCTGAAAGAGATGGAATATGTCATTGCAGCGAAAGCTCTCGGTTCTAGCTTTCCGCGTATTTTGTTCAAGCACTTAATTCCAAATACGATAGGGCCAATCACTGTAGCGATGACTCTCACAATTCCGGGAGCGATATTCTCTGAGGCCACGCTTAGCTTTTTGGGGTTGGGGGTTCCTGTGCCCTTAGCCAGTTGGGGGACAATGACGTCTGATGGATTGGTTGGCATTTTGACAGGTCAACCCTGGCGTATTCTCTTTCCGGCTATGTTGATTTCCTTGACGATGTTTGCATTTAACGTATTGGGGGATGGTTTGCGAGACGCTTTGGATCCACGACATCGAAAGTAG
- a CDS encoding MATE family efflux transporter, whose product MSNLVSVGDTSNKEKMKVILALAVPAMIENMLQTIVGFVDTLFVSNLGLGEVAAVGVTNAILAVYLAVFLAMGVGTSALIAKNVGAGNFAKAKSIARQSTLLSALLGILFGLITFFFAEPLLRLMGAEASILADGVIYFRIVAVPSIFISLMTIFGSILRASGDTKTPMKVGIWVNLIHIVLDYVLIFGFIGINGFGIAGAAWATVIARIIGTLALYHKIQKSNLSISWRNGGSREFLLPLLQISFPAAIERLIMRFGQVLYFGLIVRIGADVYAAHTIAGNIEVFSYMPGYGLAVAATTLVGQNLGANRRKDAYRYGILTTGIAVIFMSFVGVLLFFLSPIAASWFTDQAEVIQMVTTALRIDAFAQPFLAEGLVVAGALQGAGDTKSPMYSTAIGMWLIRVVGVYVLSIHYGLGIAGVWLSIAVDLFVRAVFLYLLFKRKMRLDDHVHDSSKNLSV is encoded by the coding sequence TTGTCAAACTTAGTATCGGTAGGTGATACCAGCAATAAAGAGAAAATGAAAGTTATTTTAGCCTTGGCAGTGCCAGCCATGATTGAAAACATGCTTCAAACGATCGTCGGTTTTGTAGATACCTTATTTGTTTCCAATCTCGGTCTTGGCGAAGTAGCTGCTGTTGGTGTAACAAATGCCATATTAGCCGTTTATCTTGCCGTTTTTTTAGCAATGGGTGTCGGTACTTCAGCTCTTATTGCCAAGAATGTGGGCGCAGGAAATTTCGCAAAAGCAAAGTCCATCGCAAGGCAATCGACTTTGCTTTCTGCTCTCTTGGGCATTCTTTTTGGCCTGATTACCTTTTTCTTTGCGGAGCCATTGTTGAGATTGATGGGAGCAGAAGCAAGTATATTAGCTGATGGGGTTATCTATTTTCGGATCGTGGCAGTTCCCTCCATATTCATTTCATTAATGACGATATTTGGAAGTATTTTGCGTGCCTCAGGTGATACAAAAACTCCGATGAAAGTGGGCATTTGGGTCAACCTCATCCATATCGTCCTGGACTATGTGCTGATCTTCGGTTTTATTGGAATAAACGGATTTGGGATTGCCGGGGCTGCTTGGGCTACTGTCATCGCTAGAATTATCGGAACATTAGCGCTTTATCATAAAATCCAAAAATCAAATCTCTCTATTTCCTGGCGGAATGGTGGATCAAGAGAATTTTTATTACCTCTTTTACAAATTTCATTTCCTGCTGCGATTGAAAGGTTAATCATGAGGTTCGGTCAGGTACTTTATTTTGGACTGATTGTCCGAATTGGAGCGGATGTTTATGCGGCCCATACGATTGCAGGCAACATTGAGGTATTTTCTTATATGCCTGGTTATGGTTTAGCTGTTGCAGCAACAACATTGGTAGGGCAAAATTTAGGGGCAAATCGGCGCAAGGACGCTTACCGTTATGGAATTCTAACAACCGGTATAGCTGTCATATTCATGTCATTTGTAGGGGTTCTGCTTTTCTTCCTCTCCCCCATTGCGGCATCTTGGTTTACTGATCAAGCTGAAGTAATTCAAATGGTAACGACTGCACTCCGGATCGACGCTTTCGCTCAACCGTTTCTAGCTGAAGGATTGGTTGTTGCGGGTGCCCTGCAGGGAGCTGGCGACACCAAAAGTCCAATGTACAGTACAGCAATAGGCATGTGGCTAATCAGGGTTGTCGGGGTTTATGTCTTGTCCATCCACTACGGGTTGGGAATTGCCGGAGTTTGGTTGTCAATTGCTGTTGACCTTTTTGTCCGCGCTGTATTCCTATATCTTCTCTTTAAGCGGAAGATGCGATTAGATGATCACGTACATGATTCAAGCAAAAACCTATCGGTATAG
- a CDS encoding ABC transporter permease has protein sequence MLVFIVRRILGIILTLLTITTLTFFLMHAIPGDPFTSEQRIPDTVLKNLYAYYGLDKPLFIQYLQYMKGIFTLDFGPSLKSETREVIDIIWDGFPVSARLGIQAILIAVIFGITLGITLGIIAALKQNGLIDYLSMVLAVIGISVPSFILATLLIHYFAVTWRIFPVASWGSWEHTILPSFALAMTPLAYIARLMRSSVLEVLEQDYLKTAIAKGVFGKRLILKHVLRNAILPVITVLGPISAGILTGSFVIEQIFGIPGLGKYFVSSIVDRDYPVILGTAVFFSSILVLLVFIVDIAYGFIDPRIRVTGRKS, from the coding sequence ATGCTTGTTTTTATCGTTAGACGAATTTTGGGTATTATCCTGACATTGTTGACCATCACGACGTTGACGTTTTTCCTCATGCATGCCATCCCAGGCGATCCATTTACGAGCGAACAGCGTATCCCAGATACAGTTCTAAAAAACTTGTATGCATACTACGGATTGGACAAACCTCTTTTTATACAGTACCTCCAATACATGAAAGGCATCTTCACACTTGATTTTGGCCCTTCATTAAAATCGGAGACCCGGGAAGTAATTGATATTATTTGGGATGGTTTCCCAGTATCAGCAAGGTTGGGGATTCAGGCTATTTTGATCGCGGTCATTTTCGGGATCACATTAGGAATCACATTAGGAATCATTGCGGCACTGAAGCAAAATGGTCTCATTGATTACCTCTCAATGGTACTGGCAGTAATCGGTATTTCCGTCCCCAGTTTCATTCTAGCTACACTTCTTATTCATTATTTTGCCGTGACGTGGCGAATTTTTCCTGTAGCGAGTTGGGGGAGTTGGGAACATACAATCCTGCCATCTTTTGCACTGGCAATGACTCCTTTAGCGTACATTGCACGATTGATGCGATCAAGCGTGCTGGAAGTATTGGAGCAGGACTACTTAAAAACAGCAATCGCCAAAGGTGTCTTTGGTAAACGATTAATTTTAAAACATGTTTTACGTAACGCTATCCTCCCTGTGATTACAGTGTTAGGTCCTATTTCAGCAGGTATCCTCACAGGAAGCTTTGTTATTGAGCAAATTTTTGGCATACCGGGCTTGGGAAAATACTTTGTGTCCAGTATTGTAGACCGTGACTATCCGGTTATTCTAGGGACAGCTGTCTTTTTCAGTTCCATCCTGGTATTGCTTGTTTTCATTGTTGACATCGCTTATGGATTCATTGATCCTCGCATTAGAGTGACAGGGAGGAAATCCTGA
- the copZ gene encoding copper chaperone CopZ has product MQAITMEVAGMSCQHCVNAIEGSLGKLDGIHSAKVELSANHVFVTYDDSKISVGTIKETIEEQGYDVV; this is encoded by the coding sequence ATGCAAGCAATTACAATGGAGGTGGCGGGCATGTCTTGCCAACATTGTGTGAACGCAATCGAAGGATCATTGGGTAAGCTAGACGGTATTCATTCGGCTAAAGTAGAACTCTCAGCGAATCACGTATTTGTCACGTATGATGATTCCAAAATCAGTGTTGGCACGATTAAAGAGACAATCGAAGAGCAAGGTTATGATGTAGTATAG
- a CDS encoding metal-sensitive transcriptional regulator, protein MSSIEANIGQSCHTSERTSHHSEKTKQNLQSRLNRIEGQVRGIKGMIEKDAYCDEVLNQIASIQSALNSVGKILLEGHMKSCVIERIQEGDHAVIDEILTTMNKLMK, encoded by the coding sequence ATGTCATCAATCGAAGCGAATATCGGTCAGTCCTGCCATACATCTGAACGAACGAGTCATCATTCTGAGAAGACGAAGCAAAATCTTCAGTCCAGATTAAATCGAATTGAAGGTCAAGTACGCGGTATAAAAGGCATGATTGAAAAGGATGCATATTGCGATGAAGTCCTTAACCAAATTGCTTCCATTCAATCCGCTCTAAATTCAGTTGGCAAAATTCTTCTGGAAGGACATATGAAGTCATGTGTTATTGAACGAATTCAAGAAGGTGATCACGCAGTTATTGACGAGATCTTAACGACGATGAATAAACTTATGAAATAA
- a CDS encoding ABC transporter ATP-binding protein, whose protein sequence is MSNLLDVTQLRVSFHTKYGIVQAIRDVSFHVGRKEVVAIVGESGCGKSATAQSILGLLPKLNATTSGYILMEGKDLLSLSEKQMKEIRGSKIGMIFQDPMTSLNPTMTVGEQVAEAFVVHLGVSAKKAFQKAIELLQIVGIPSPEARAKQYPHQFSGGMRQRVLIAMALALQPDLLIADEPTTALDVTVQSQILDLLKDLQNKRDMSILLITHDLGVVANVAQRVIVMYAGEIVESGTVEGIFTRPQHPYTWGLLESLPRMDAKKGGTLKSIIGTPADLLNPPIGCTFAPRCPYTMEICESTKPSEYSLSTDHKTSCWLQDDRAPKVSWTYERTATEQ, encoded by the coding sequence ATGAGCAATTTGCTTGACGTCACTCAGTTGCGAGTAAGTTTTCATACTAAATACGGAATAGTGCAGGCAATCAGGGATGTTTCCTTTCATGTTGGGAGAAAGGAGGTAGTCGCCATTGTGGGAGAATCAGGGTGCGGAAAAAGTGCCACTGCTCAAAGTATTCTTGGCCTTTTGCCGAAACTCAATGCCACAACTTCAGGTTACATCCTCATGGAAGGGAAGGATTTATTATCGCTTTCAGAGAAACAAATGAAAGAAATTAGAGGATCCAAAATCGGAATGATATTCCAAGACCCGATGACTTCGTTGAATCCTACCATGACAGTTGGAGAACAAGTGGCCGAAGCTTTTGTCGTCCATCTTGGAGTATCTGCAAAAAAAGCTTTTCAGAAGGCAATTGAATTATTACAGATCGTGGGAATTCCAAGTCCAGAAGCGAGAGCAAAACAATATCCCCATCAATTCAGTGGGGGTATGAGACAACGAGTTCTCATAGCAATGGCGTTGGCATTGCAGCCTGATTTGTTAATCGCCGACGAGCCTACGACAGCATTGGATGTAACGGTACAATCGCAAATTCTTGACTTGCTGAAGGATTTACAGAATAAACGGGATATGTCCATATTACTGATCACCCATGACCTAGGTGTTGTTGCAAATGTTGCGCAGCGTGTCATCGTCATGTATGCAGGAGAAATTGTAGAAAGCGGAACTGTCGAGGGCATCTTTACCAGGCCACAACATCCGTATACCTGGGGGTTATTAGAGTCGCTTCCAAGAATGGATGCTAAAAAAGGAGGGACGCTCAAATCAATCATTGGTACACCTGCTGACTTGCTCAATCCCCCTATCGGGTGCACATTTGCTCCTCGATGTCCGTATACCATGGAAATATGTGAATCCACGAAGCCATCTGAATATAGTCTCTCTACAGACCATAAAACTTCATGTTGGTTGCAGGATGATCGAGCTCCTAAAGTCTCATGGACATACGAGAGAACTGCAACGGAACAATAA
- the spoIIP gene encoding stage II sporulation protein P codes for MLGLKRYWYLTSFLFGFFMAFTLFSSSNGSVITLLSPLFQQNETTVINRLVNGARLFLIDETNKKIASHLVELSSGVNTQELNTLLNKELPGAPKGNWETIVAITPQNLENPITELKKEKIAEPRATTFKPEKNPIKPEKVTNKQITKATTAASLDNNKKKVFVYQTHNRESWLSITSPTKLTKSVEHTTKNMTLMGRKLAEKLSEKGIGTIINTDDFYQNLLDHGKSYVDSYEESLKAIQAAKKKNKSLRYFFDLHRDDKPREKTTVTINGKEYARIFFVVGASSKHSDKNREFAEELQNIMEGIYPGLSRGIIDKGEDGGDGEYNQSVSPNSILLEIGGIENSIDEGYNSVEAFSEVFEEYLSTAH; via the coding sequence ATGTTAGGTCTAAAACGGTACTGGTATCTCACGTCATTTCTGTTTGGTTTCTTTATGGCCTTCACTCTCTTTAGTTCAAGCAATGGAAGTGTCATTACGCTTCTCTCCCCCTTATTCCAACAAAATGAAACTACTGTAATAAACCGATTAGTCAATGGAGCACGTCTTTTTTTAATTGATGAGACAAATAAAAAAATAGCAAGCCACCTTGTAGAACTAAGTTCAGGTGTAAATACACAAGAACTAAATACACTTCTCAACAAAGAATTACCCGGAGCTCCTAAAGGTAATTGGGAAACCATCGTTGCTATTACACCGCAAAATCTTGAAAATCCAATTACTGAATTGAAGAAGGAAAAAATAGCTGAACCGCGCGCTACGACATTCAAACCCGAGAAAAATCCTATTAAACCAGAAAAAGTAACAAACAAGCAGATAACGAAGGCGACTACTGCAGCGTCACTTGATAACAACAAAAAGAAAGTATTTGTCTATCAAACGCACAATCGAGAATCGTGGCTTAGCATCACCTCCCCTACTAAATTAACGAAATCAGTGGAACATACAACTAAGAATATGACATTAATGGGAAGGAAATTGGCGGAGAAGCTTTCTGAAAAAGGCATTGGAACAATAATCAACACCGATGATTTTTATCAAAACCTACTTGATCATGGCAAGTCATATGTTGATTCTTACGAAGAGTCACTGAAAGCGATACAAGCTGCAAAAAAGAAAAACAAAAGTTTACGTTACTTTTTCGATCTTCATCGAGATGATAAACCACGCGAAAAAACAACTGTTACGATTAATGGCAAAGAATATGCAAGAATTTTTTTCGTAGTTGGTGCTTCCAGTAAGCATAGTGACAAAAATAGAGAGTTTGCGGAAGAACTCCAGAACATCATGGAAGGTATATACCCTGGCCTTTCCCGTGGAATCATCGATAAAGGCGAAGATGGTGGGGACGGAGAATACAATCAGTCTGTCTCGCCCAACAGTATTTTATTGGAGATTGGAGGCATAGAAAATTCAATTGATGAGGGGTACAATTCGGTTGAAGCTTTTTCTGAAGTATTTGAAGAGTATCTATCTACTGCACATTAA
- a CDS encoding metal-sensing transcriptional repressor gives MEHHDHEHKHRKQIVNRLARIEGHLRSVKEMTAGGRDCSEVLLQIAAVQKALDKAAKLLLKDHLESCVVDAVLHGNQEKVLEDLNKALDNYIR, from the coding sequence ATGGAACATCACGACCATGAACACAAACATCGAAAACAAATTGTAAATCGATTGGCACGAATCGAAGGTCATTTGCGGTCCGTTAAGGAAATGACGGCAGGGGGACGTGACTGTTCAGAGGTTTTACTGCAAATTGCCGCAGTACAAAAAGCATTGGATAAAGCTGCGAAATTGCTCCTCAAAGACCACCTTGAGAGTTGTGTAGTTGACGCAGTGCTTCATGGCAATCAGGAGAAAGTGCTGGAGGATTTAAATAAGGCTTTAGATAATTACATCCGATAA
- a CDS encoding peptide ABC transporter substrate-binding protein — MIKKVIMYSLLLSLLTVTACSQSTNVPQQQTNTPNKESSSNTKTTTQTLKINAKTEPPSLNPALIDNQSAGDIANQLFEGLARVDKNGEILPGVAEKWDVSDDKTVYTFHLRQDAKWSNGEPVTAEDFVYSWEKALRPDTGAPLADNLSFIKNGSKYLAGEIKDPTTLGIMAINPQTLQVTLERPTPFFLRLTSFFSVLPINKKLDESNPNWSGEAPSFVSNGPFMMKEWKHDQEIVMVPNPHYWAKNSVKLQSIEWKMVNDQNTEYQMYQTGELDIAYPPTSATAKLLTEGKAKTVPVARTAYVRYNHKDSLFANQKIRKAFASAIDRKMLVDKVVQGGQTPATALIPEGLSSGNGDFRTQAGTDQFTGYSVEEAKKLLEEGLKELNQASLPTVTFLTDNNDLRSKISQALQEMWKRNLGVEVEIKSMERKVFVQSVKAGEFQFALYSTGADYDDSYNLFGQFTTGDGYNYSKYSNPEYDKFVKAAFQETDPAKRAQAMIEAEKVLMNDMAINPLYYDKLVILENERVKNVYRFAVSALDLREAFVE, encoded by the coding sequence ATGATAAAGAAGGTTATCATGTATAGTCTATTATTATCCTTATTGACTGTTACTGCTTGTTCACAATCCACAAATGTACCACAACAACAAACGAATACACCAAACAAGGAATCATCTTCGAACACAAAAACTACGACACAAACATTAAAAATTAATGCAAAAACTGAACCTCCTAGCTTAAATCCTGCGTTGATCGACAATCAATCAGCAGGAGATATCGCCAATCAATTATTTGAAGGTCTGGCACGGGTAGATAAAAATGGCGAAATATTGCCAGGGGTCGCAGAGAAATGGGATGTTTCTGATGATAAAACGGTTTATACCTTTCATTTAAGGCAAGATGCTAAATGGTCGAACGGGGAGCCAGTTACAGCAGAGGATTTCGTTTACTCGTGGGAAAAAGCATTGCGCCCTGATACGGGAGCTCCACTCGCCGATAATCTTAGCTTTATTAAGAATGGAAGCAAATATTTAGCAGGTGAAATAAAGGATCCAACCACATTGGGTATTATGGCCATAAATCCTCAAACTCTCCAAGTCACATTAGAACGCCCAACACCATTTTTCCTCAGACTTACTTCTTTCTTTTCCGTCTTGCCTATTAACAAAAAACTCGACGAGAGTAATCCTAACTGGTCTGGAGAAGCTCCAAGTTTCGTTTCAAACGGTCCTTTCATGATGAAAGAGTGGAAGCACGATCAAGAAATTGTTATGGTGCCTAATCCCCATTACTGGGCGAAGAATTCAGTTAAACTTCAGAGCATCGAATGGAAAATGGTCAATGATCAGAATACGGAATATCAGATGTATCAAACAGGTGAATTGGATATTGCCTACCCTCCTACCAGCGCTACAGCAAAATTATTGACAGAAGGAAAAGCGAAAACAGTCCCTGTGGCTAGGACAGCTTACGTTCGCTACAACCATAAGGATAGCCTTTTTGCCAACCAGAAGATAAGAAAAGCGTTTGCCTCTGCGATCGATCGCAAGATGCTTGTAGATAAAGTAGTGCAAGGTGGACAGACTCCGGCGACAGCATTAATTCCTGAAGGTCTATCCAGTGGGAACGGGGACTTCCGTACACAAGCCGGTACGGATCAATTTACAGGATATTCAGTCGAAGAAGCTAAGAAATTACTGGAGGAAGGTTTGAAAGAGTTGAATCAGGCTTCCCTTCCGACAGTTACCTTTCTAACAGATAATAATGATCTCCGCAGTAAGATTTCTCAGGCTCTCCAAGAAATGTGGAAACGTAACCTGGGTGTTGAAGTAGAAATCAAAAGTATGGAGAGAAAGGTATTTGTGCAAAGCGTGAAAGCAGGTGAATTTCAGTTTGCTTTATACAGTACCGGGGCTGACTATGATGACTCATACAATCTGTTTGGACAGTTTACTACGGGAGACGGTTATAACTACAGCAAATACAGTAATCCAGAATACGATAAGTTCGTGAAAGCAGCATTTCAGGAAACTGATCCGGCAAAAAGGGCCCAAGCGATGATCGAGGCTGAAAAAGTTCTCATGAATGATATGGCTATCAATCCGCTTTATTACGACAAGCTAGTCATTTTAGAAAATGAGCGGGTAAAGAACGTTTATCGGTTTGCCGTTTCAGCATTGGATTTGAGGGAAGCATTCGTGGAATAG
- a CDS encoding NAD(P)/FAD-dependent oxidoreductase: MNRVTFAVSPEIRVGGTVFTPKDMIAIGQIVGDDAQIELTTFQQLIVEMNEEKSEEAKKALRDKGLCVYETGSVVKNLSVCTFCKGAEEEGLLAARNLNDSIVGMTVPFTMRVGYTGCPNACGEPLVKDIGIVKRKETFEIYLGGQTKTLEAKTAELLIDQVKEEDLSPIVKSVVILYQEKGKKREKFFKFVERYGIENIRKDLGLSS; the protein is encoded by the coding sequence ATGAATCGTGTAACATTTGCTGTCAGTCCTGAAATTCGAGTAGGAGGAACTGTTTTTACTCCAAAAGATATGATTGCAATTGGACAAATTGTCGGTGATGATGCGCAAATTGAACTTACTACCTTTCAACAATTAATCGTTGAGATGAACGAAGAAAAGTCTGAAGAGGCTAAAAAGGCGTTACGTGACAAAGGGTTATGCGTGTACGAAACGGGTTCTGTAGTGAAAAACTTGTCTGTTTGCACTTTTTGTAAAGGAGCTGAAGAAGAGGGGCTGTTAGCAGCAAGAAACCTGAACGATTCTATTGTAGGGATGACAGTACCTTTTACAATGCGAGTAGGCTATACGGGTTGCCCAAATGCATGTGGTGAACCTCTTGTCAAAGATATCGGAATCGTTAAACGAAAGGAAACGTTTGAAATTTACCTTGGTGGCCAAACCAAAACATTGGAGGCAAAGACGGCAGAATTGTTGATAGATCAGGTTAAGGAAGAAGATCTGTCTCCGATTGTAAAAAGCGTTGTTATTTTGTATCAGGAAAAAGGGAAAAAGAGGGAGAAGTTTTTCAAATTTGTGGAGAGATATGGAATAGAGAACATTCGTAAAGATTTGGGGTTGTCTTCTTAA